From Blastochloris viridis, one genomic window encodes:
- the acs gene encoding acetate--CoA ligase has protein sequence MSEKTYDVPAEWSSRAYVDEAKYREIYAASVKDPVAFWGEHGKRIHWFAPYTKVKNTSYDPHNVSIKWYEDGLTNVAYNCVDRHLATRGDQVAIIWEGDNPAEDKKITYRELYEEVCRFANVLKSRGVKKGDRVTLYLPMIPEAAYAMLACARIGAIHSVVFGGFSPDSLAGRIEDAGSTVIVTADEGLRGGRKVPLKLNTDAACDRAGGVESVIVVRRTGANVPMRSGRDVYYDEIAKNMPAECAVAEMNAEDPLFILYTSGSTGKPKGVLHTTGGYLVYAAMTHQYVFDYHDGDIYWCTADVGWVTGHSYIVYGPLANGATTLMFEGVPNYPTISRFWEVIDKHKVNIFYTAPTAIRSLMQAGEAPVTKTSRASLRLLGSVGEPINPEAWEWYHRVVGDHRCPIVDTWWQTETGGILITPLPGAIKLKPGSATLPFFGVVPEVVDANGQVLDGVCEGNLVLSDSWPGQMRTVYGDHERFVQTYFSTYAGKYFTGDGCRRDADGFYWITGRVDDVINVSGHRMGTAEVESALVAHPKVSEAAVVGYPHDIKGQGIYAYVTLMSDIEPSEELRKELVNWVRKEIGPIAQPDLIQFAPSLPKTRSGKIMRRILRKIAEDEFGNLGDTSTLADPGVVEDLIGNRQNRRGVAA, from the coding sequence ATGTCCGAGAAGACCTATGACGTTCCCGCCGAGTGGTCGTCCCGCGCCTATGTCGACGAGGCCAAGTACCGGGAGATCTACGCCGCCTCGGTGAAGGACCCGGTCGCGTTCTGGGGAGAGCACGGCAAGCGCATTCACTGGTTTGCGCCCTATACCAAGGTCAAGAACACCTCGTACGATCCGCACAACGTGTCGATCAAATGGTACGAGGACGGCCTGACCAACGTTGCCTACAACTGCGTCGACCGCCACCTTGCCACCCGCGGCGACCAGGTCGCCATCATCTGGGAAGGCGACAACCCGGCGGAAGACAAGAAGATCACCTATCGCGAGCTCTATGAGGAAGTCTGCCGCTTCGCCAACGTTCTGAAGTCGCGCGGCGTCAAGAAGGGCGATCGCGTCACCCTCTACCTGCCGATGATTCCCGAGGCCGCCTACGCCATGCTGGCGTGTGCCCGCATCGGTGCCATCCATTCGGTGGTGTTCGGCGGCTTCTCGCCCGACAGCCTCGCCGGCCGCATCGAGGATGCCGGCTCGACCGTCATCGTCACCGCCGACGAGGGCCTGCGCGGTGGCCGCAAGGTGCCGCTCAAACTCAATACCGACGCCGCCTGCGACCGCGCCGGCGGGGTCGAGAGCGTCATCGTGGTGCGCCGTACCGGCGCCAATGTGCCGATGCGCTCCGGCCGCGACGTCTATTATGACGAAATCGCCAAGAACATGCCGGCCGAGTGCGCCGTGGCCGAGATGAACGCGGAGGATCCGCTGTTCATCCTCTATACCTCCGGCTCGACCGGCAAGCCGAAGGGTGTGTTGCACACTACCGGCGGCTATCTGGTCTATGCCGCGATGACGCATCAATATGTGTTCGACTATCACGATGGCGACATCTACTGGTGCACCGCGGACGTCGGCTGGGTCACCGGCCATAGCTACATCGTCTATGGGCCGCTCGCCAACGGCGCCACCACCCTGATGTTCGAGGGCGTGCCGAACTATCCCACCATCTCCCGGTTCTGGGAGGTGATCGACAAGCACAAGGTCAACATCTTCTACACCGCCCCGACCGCCATCCGCTCGCTGATGCAGGCCGGCGAGGCGCCGGTGACGAAGACTTCGCGCGCGTCGTTGCGCCTGCTCGGCTCGGTTGGCGAGCCGATCAACCCGGAAGCGTGGGAGTGGTACCATCGCGTGGTCGGCGACCACCGCTGCCCGATCGTCGACACCTGGTGGCAGACCGAGACCGGCGGCATCCTGATCACGCCGCTGCCCGGCGCCATCAAGCTCAAGCCCGGTTCGGCGACGCTGCCGTTCTTCGGCGTGGTGCCGGAGGTGGTCGACGCCAATGGTCAGGTGCTGGATGGCGTCTGCGAAGGCAATCTGGTGCTGTCCGACTCCTGGCCAGGCCAGATGCGCACGGTCTATGGCGACCACGAGCGCTTCGTGCAGACCTATTTCTCGACCTATGCCGGCAAGTATTTCACCGGCGACGGCTGCCGCCGCGATGCCGATGGCTTCTACTGGATCACCGGCCGCGTCGACGATGTCATCAACGTCTCCGGTCACCGCATGGGCACCGCCGAGGTCGAGAGCGCGCTGGTGGCGCATCCGAAGGTGTCGGAGGCGGCGGTGGTGGGCTATCCGCACGACATCAAGGGCCAGGGCATCTACGCCTACGTCACCTTGATGAGCGATATCGAGCCGAGCGAGGAACTGCGCAAGGAACTGGTCAACTGGGTGCGCAAGGAGATCGGCCCGATCGCTCAGCCCGACCTGATCCAGTTCGCGCCCAGCCTGCCCAAGACCCGATCCGGCAAGATCATGCGCCGCATTCTGCGCAAGATCGCCGAGGACGAGTTCGGCAATCTCGGCGACACCTCGACCCTGGCCGATCCGGGCGTGGTCGAAGACCTGATCGGCAACCGTCAGAACCGCCGCGGCGTGGCCGCCTGA
- a CDS encoding L,D-transpeptidase, protein MRQFRGIAAASRLAAVAAVAAGVSVAAEVRPAAAAREVVTFKAEAMPGTIVVKTSERRLYYVVGDGRAIRYRVAVGMSGRQWTGATYIDGKHLQPAWSPPTEVKRYKPSLPSLIPGGAASNPMGAAALTLSGGEYAIHGTSASMRRSIGSAASFGCIRMLNEDVLDLFSQVRVGTRVVVER, encoded by the coding sequence ATGCGTCAGTTTCGGGGAATTGCCGCAGCGAGCCGCCTCGCGGCGGTCGCGGCGGTTGCAGCGGGCGTTTCGGTTGCCGCGGAGGTGCGGCCGGCCGCGGCGGCGCGCGAGGTGGTCACCTTCAAGGCCGAGGCGATGCCCGGCACCATCGTCGTGAAGACGTCGGAGCGGCGGCTCTATTACGTCGTCGGCGACGGCCGCGCCATTCGCTATCGGGTCGCGGTTGGCATGAGCGGCCGTCAGTGGACCGGCGCGACCTATATCGACGGCAAGCACCTTCAGCCGGCGTGGTCGCCGCCGACCGAGGTCAAACGCTACAAGCCGTCGCTGCCGAGCCTCATTCCGGGTGGCGCCGCCAGCAATCCGATGGGCGCGGCGGCGCTGACGCTGTCAGGTGGCGAATACGCCATCCACGGCACCTCGGCCTCGATGCGGCGCTCGATCGGCTCGGCCGCCTCGTTCGGCTGCATCCGCATGCTGAACGAGGACGTGCTCGACCTGTTTTCCCAGGTTCGGGTCGGCACCCGCGTGGTGGTGGAGCGCTGA
- a CDS encoding septation protein A gives MTTAETQPARRQLHPLLKLALELGPLGLFFFANGRYGIFIATQAFMVAVVIALAANWLLARRLAVMPLVSGAVVLVFGTLTVVLQDDVFIKIKPTIINVLFGTVLLGGLAFGKPLLELVFDGVVSLTNEGWKKLTVRWALFFFVLAVLNEVVWRTQTTDFWVSFKVFGILPLTLVFSALQYPLMMRHALNKPK, from the coding sequence ATGACGACTGCCGAAACCCAGCCGGCGCGCCGCCAGCTCCACCCGCTGCTCAAGCTCGCGCTCGAACTGGGGCCGCTGGGGTTGTTCTTCTTCGCCAACGGCCGCTACGGCATCTTCATCGCCACCCAGGCGTTCATGGTGGCGGTGGTGATCGCGCTGGCGGCGAACTGGCTGCTGGCGCGGCGGCTCGCCGTCATGCCGCTGGTGTCGGGCGCGGTGGTGCTGGTGTTCGGCACCCTCACCGTGGTGCTGCAGGACGACGTCTTCATCAAGATCAAGCCGACCATCATCAACGTGCTGTTCGGCACCGTGCTGCTCGGCGGCCTCGCCTTCGGCAAGCCGCTGCTTGAACTGGTGTTCGACGGCGTGGTGTCGCTGACGAACGAGGGCTGGAAGAAGCTGACGGTGCGGTGGGCGCTGTTCTTCTTCGTGCTCGCCGTCCTCAACGAGGTGGTGTGGCGCACCCAGACCACCGATTTCTGGGTCAGCTTCAAGGTATTCGGCATCCTGCCACTGACCTTGGTATTCAGCGCGCTGCAGTATCCGCTGATGATGCGCCACGCCCTCAACAAGCCGAAGTAG
- the ftsY gene encoding signal recognition particle-docking protein FtsY: MTQDKPGFFGRLFGRRESAETEAVVEAAPKLSWWQRLKGGLARTASALSTGITDLFTKRKLDAGTLEDLEDLLIQADLGIDTAGRIAGVLRQERYQRDISPDEVKAVLATEIEAVLEPVAKPLAIDAEKKPFVLMMVGVNGSGKTTTIGKLAAKFTAEGKKVVLAAGDTFRAAAIEQLKVWGERTKVTVVSGAQGADAAGLAFDALAAAKDGGADILMVDTAGRLQNKAALMAELEKVIRVLKKQDETAPHAVLLVLDATVGQNAMLQVEAFQKTAGVTGLVMTKLDGTARGGILVALAAKFDLPIHFIGVGEGVDDLEPFAARDFARALVGLED, from the coding sequence ATGACCCAAGATAAGCCCGGCTTCTTCGGCCGCCTGTTCGGACGCCGCGAGTCTGCCGAGACCGAGGCCGTGGTCGAGGCCGCGCCGAAGCTGAGCTGGTGGCAGCGGCTGAAGGGCGGCCTCGCCCGCACCGCGTCCGCGCTGTCGACCGGCATCACCGACCTGTTCACCAAGCGCAAGCTCGACGCCGGCACGCTGGAAGACCTGGAGGACCTGCTGATCCAGGCCGACCTCGGCATCGACACCGCCGGCCGTATCGCCGGAGTGCTGCGTCAGGAGCGCTACCAGCGCGACATTTCGCCCGACGAGGTCAAAGCGGTGCTGGCGACCGAGATCGAAGCGGTGCTGGAGCCGGTGGCCAAGCCGCTCGCCATCGACGCGGAGAAGAAGCCGTTCGTGCTGATGATGGTCGGCGTCAACGGCTCAGGGAAAACCACCACCATCGGCAAGCTCGCCGCAAAGTTCACCGCCGAGGGCAAGAAGGTGGTATTGGCCGCCGGCGACACATTCCGGGCCGCCGCCATCGAGCAGCTGAAGGTTTGGGGCGAGCGCACCAAGGTCACCGTGGTGTCCGGCGCCCAGGGCGCCGACGCCGCGGGATTGGCGTTCGATGCGCTCGCCGCGGCCAAGGACGGGGGCGCGGACATCCTGATGGTGGACACCGCCGGCCGGCTGCAGAATAAGGCGGCGCTGATGGCGGAGCTCGAAAAGGTGATCCGCGTGCTGAAGAAGCAGGACGAAACGGCACCGCACGCCGTGCTGCTGGTACTGGATGCCACCGTCGGCCAGAACGCGATGTTGCAGGTCGAGGCCTTTCAGAAGACTGCGGGCGTCACCGGTCTGGTGATGACCAAGCTCGACGGCACCGCCCGCGGCGGCATCCTGGTCGCGCTCGCCGCCAAATTCGACCTGCCGATCCACTTCATCGGCGTCGGAGAGGGCGTCGACGATCTCGAACCCTTTGCTGCGCGCGATTTCGCCCGTGCGCTGGTCGGACTGGAGGATTGA
- a CDS encoding RluA family pseudouridine synthase: MTGEELQARLLHRDAMMLVIDKPAGLPVHSGPKGGESLEQLFDALRFGLPRAPALAHRLDKDTSGCLVLGRHRKALARLGDLFKSGRVSKTYWAVVEGTPDTDEGLIDLPLATKEPGRGWWMKVDPAGAPSKTRFRVRGRAASSHGGGDLTWVEFEPLTGRTHQLRVHSAACGFPILGDAVYGQALRFGGPPLHLHARAVTVPFAPGAEPVTATAPVPEHMRAALAACGAEV; encoded by the coding sequence ATGACGGGAGAAGAGTTGCAGGCGCGGCTGCTGCACCGCGACGCCATGATGCTGGTGATCGACAAGCCCGCCGGCCTGCCGGTGCATTCCGGCCCCAAAGGCGGTGAGAGCCTCGAACAGCTGTTCGACGCGCTGCGCTTCGGCCTGCCGCGCGCGCCAGCGCTCGCCCATCGGCTCGATAAGGACACCTCCGGCTGCCTGGTGCTGGGACGCCACCGCAAGGCTTTGGCGCGGCTCGGCGATTTATTCAAGAGCGGGCGCGTGTCCAAGACCTATTGGGCGGTGGTCGAAGGCACGCCGGACACCGATGAGGGGCTGATCGACCTGCCGCTGGCGACCAAGGAGCCCGGCCGCGGCTGGTGGATGAAGGTCGACCCGGCCGGGGCGCCGTCGAAGACGCGGTTCCGGGTGCGCGGTCGCGCGGCCTCCAGCCACGGCGGCGGCGACCTGACATGGGTGGAGTTTGAGCCTCTCACCGGTCGCACCCACCAACTGCGGGTCCATTCCGCAGCGTGCGGCTTTCCGATCCTGGGCGATGCCGTCTACGGCCAGGCGCTGCGGTTCGGCGGGCCGCCGCTGCACCTCCACGCCCGCGCCGTCACGGTGCCGTTCGCCCCCGGCGCCGAGCCTGTCACGGCAACCGCCCCGGTGCCCGAGCACATGCGCGCAGCGCTTGCTGCTTGCGGGGCCGAGGTGTGA
- a CDS encoding GGDEF and EAL domain-containing protein, whose translation MPTVDDAAFSGSDVVEMLASLGQALYVWDLGSDTLQWSAGADHVLGVRDRDRIDTGRRFAELVAPATAVSRFDMVARSGTAAPGSKVAFCVEYGFFPEGPSGASVWLEDSGRWLAGADGRPVRVSGIVRVVTARHEREQDLTFRSRFDPLTGEMNRARLAEVVEEGLETAHKYRSSIGFLLAAIDNLAVINNAYGFDVADDVIAAVARRLRSRLRGGDAIGRFSGNKFGILIHNCSAEDLDVAARRLIEAMRSDVVHTKAGPVAVTISLGGVVAPRHARSTPEIFLRAQETLDAAKLRRRGAFVAYVPSVEREGQRRANALITDEIVGALNQRRVSLAFQPIVATTSRDVAFLEALMRVRGADGTLLDGAQVVPVAERLGLVRLIDHRVLELALAELAERPEVRLSINVSPSSTLDREWCDLLSAGLRRAPEMGRRLIVEITESAAIRDVDATRAFVTRVRDLGCLAAIDDFGAGYTSFRNLRELAVDMVKIDGGFVARMQASRDDRAFVETLVRLARQMDLKAVAEWVQDEATAAALAEIGCDYLQGSLFGMPQERAAPAVHGAA comes from the coding sequence GTGCCGACAGTCGACGACGCTGCATTTTCCGGTTCGGACGTGGTCGAGATGCTCGCCAGCCTCGGCCAGGCCCTCTATGTCTGGGATCTCGGCTCGGACACGCTCCAATGGAGCGCGGGGGCGGACCACGTCCTCGGCGTGCGCGATCGGGACCGGATCGACACCGGCCGCCGCTTCGCCGAGCTGGTCGCGCCGGCGACGGCGGTGTCCCGGTTTGACATGGTGGCCCGTTCCGGCACCGCTGCGCCGGGCTCCAAGGTGGCGTTCTGCGTCGAGTATGGGTTTTTCCCGGAGGGACCGAGCGGGGCGTCGGTCTGGCTGGAGGATTCCGGGCGCTGGCTGGCCGGCGCCGACGGTCGTCCGGTGCGGGTGAGCGGCATTGTCCGGGTCGTCACCGCGCGGCACGAGCGCGAGCAGGATCTGACGTTCCGGTCGCGGTTCGACCCGCTCACCGGCGAGATGAACCGGGCGCGGCTGGCCGAGGTGGTCGAGGAGGGCCTGGAGACCGCCCACAAGTACCGCTCATCGATCGGCTTTCTGCTTGCTGCGATCGACAATCTCGCGGTGATCAACAACGCCTACGGCTTCGACGTCGCCGACGACGTCATCGCCGCAGTGGCGCGCCGGCTGCGCTCGCGGCTGCGCGGGGGCGATGCGATCGGCCGCTTCTCCGGCAACAAGTTCGGCATCCTGATCCACAATTGCAGCGCCGAGGACCTTGACGTCGCCGCCCGCCGCCTGATCGAGGCGATGCGCAGCGACGTGGTTCACACCAAGGCCGGTCCGGTCGCGGTCACCATCTCGCTGGGCGGGGTGGTGGCTCCGCGCCACGCCCGCTCGACGCCGGAAATCTTCCTGCGCGCCCAGGAGACGCTGGACGCCGCCAAGCTCCGCCGCCGCGGCGCCTTCGTCGCCTATGTGCCGAGCGTGGAGCGGGAGGGCCAGCGCCGGGCCAACGCGCTGATCACCGACGAGATCGTCGGGGCGCTGAACCAGCGCCGGGTGTCGCTGGCGTTCCAGCCGATCGTGGCGACGACATCGCGGGACGTCGCGTTCCTGGAGGCGTTGATGCGGGTGCGGGGCGCGGACGGCACCCTGCTCGACGGCGCCCAGGTGGTTCCGGTGGCCGAAAGGCTGGGCCTGGTCCGGCTGATCGACCATCGCGTGCTGGAACTGGCGCTGGCCGAACTTGCCGAGCGGCCCGAGGTCCGGCTCTCGATCAATGTCTCGCCGTCCTCGACGCTGGACCGGGAGTGGTGCGACCTGTTGTCGGCGGGCCTGCGCCGAGCTCCGGAAATGGGGCGGCGGCTGATCGTCGAGATCACCGAGTCGGCGGCGATCCGCGACGTCGATGCCACCCGCGCCTTCGTCACCCGCGTCCGCGATCTCGGCTGCCTGGCGGCGATCGACGATTTTGGTGCCGGCTACACCTCGTTCCGCAATCTGCGCGAGCTTGCCGTCGACATGGTCAAGATCGACGGCGGCTTCGTGGCGCGGATGCAGGCCTCGCGCGACGACCGCGCCTTCGTCGAGACGCTGGTGCGGCTGGCGCGGCAGATGGACCTGAAGGCGGTGGCCGAGTGGGTGCAGGACGAGGCCACGGCCGCCGCGCTGGCGGAGATCGGCTGCGACTATCTGCAGGGCTCGCTGTTCGGCATGCCGCAGGAACGCGCCGCGCCGGCGGTGCACGGCGCGGCGTAA
- the phaR gene encoding polyhydroxyalkanoate synthesis repressor PhaR, with product MAKTHDPITIKKYANRRLYNTGTSSYVTLEDLAVMVKSGEDFLVYDAKTGDDITRSVLGQIIFEQENKEGQNLLPVTFLRQLIRFYGDSMQMLVPRYLDMSLDNLSKEQEKFRGLMTGGFAQGPFGGLMEEQARRNMEMFERTFTMFLPFAKREPAEGAKAELTDEIGDLKRQISEMQKRIDKLSERDN from the coding sequence ATGGCCAAGACACACGATCCCATCACCATCAAGAAATACGCAAACCGGCGACTCTACAACACCGGAACCAGCAGCTACGTGACCCTGGAAGATCTCGCCGTGATGGTGAAAAGCGGCGAAGACTTCCTCGTCTACGACGCCAAGACCGGCGACGACATCACCCGTTCGGTGCTCGGCCAGATCATTTTCGAGCAGGAGAACAAGGAGGGCCAGAACCTTCTCCCGGTGACGTTCCTGCGCCAGTTGATCCGGTTCTATGGCGACAGCATGCAGATGCTGGTGCCGCGTTATCTCGACATGTCGCTCGATAACCTGTCGAAGGAACAGGAGAAGTTCCGCGGGTTGATGACCGGCGGCTTCGCCCAGGGGCCGTTCGGCGGGCTGATGGAGGAGCAGGCGCGACGCAACATGGAGATGTTCGAGCGCACCTTCACCATGTTCCTGCCGTTCGCCAAGCGCGAACCGGCGGAGGGCGCCAAGGCCGAACTGACCGACGAGATCGGCGACCTCAAGCGCCAGATCTCTGAAATGCAAAAGCGGATCGACAAGCTTTCCGAACGGGACAATTGA
- a CDS encoding acetyl-CoA C-acetyltransferase, with protein sequence MKDDVVIVGAARTPVGTFNGTLASQPAHALGKIAIQEALKRAKVEGGEVTEVILGQILTAGQGQNPARQAAIAAGLPVEVPAWGVNQLCGSGLRSVALGAAAIATGDAGIVVAGGQESMSQAPHVAHLRNGAKMGTVEFLDTMLRDGLWDAFQGYHMGNTAENVAKQWQITRLEQDQFAVASQNKAEAAQKSGRFKDEIVPVVIPSKKGDIVVDTDEFPRHGTTIEAVQKLRPAFEKDGTVTAGNASGINDGAAALVLMSAAEAAKRGLTPLARIVSWAQAGVDPALMGSGPIPASRAALKKAGWSVEDLDLIEANEAFAAQACAVNKDLGWDTAKVNVNGGAIALGHPIGASGARILVSLLHEMGKRDAKKGLATLCIGGGMGIAMCLERS encoded by the coding sequence ATGAAAGACGATGTCGTGATCGTCGGCGCGGCGCGCACGCCGGTCGGCACCTTCAACGGCACCCTGGCGAGCCAGCCGGCCCACGCGCTTGGCAAGATCGCCATCCAGGAGGCACTGAAACGCGCCAAGGTCGAGGGTGGCGAGGTCACCGAGGTGATCCTCGGCCAGATCCTCACCGCCGGCCAAGGCCAGAACCCGGCGCGGCAGGCGGCGATCGCTGCCGGTTTGCCGGTCGAGGTGCCGGCCTGGGGCGTCAACCAACTGTGCGGCTCGGGCCTGCGCTCGGTGGCGCTCGGTGCGGCGGCGATCGCCACCGGCGATGCCGGCATCGTGGTGGCCGGCGGCCAGGAATCGATGAGCCAGGCGCCGCACGTCGCTCACCTGCGCAACGGCGCCAAGATGGGGACGGTCGAATTCCTCGACACCATGCTGCGCGACGGGCTGTGGGACGCCTTCCAGGGCTACCACATGGGCAACACCGCCGAGAACGTCGCCAAGCAATGGCAGATCACCCGGCTTGAGCAGGATCAGTTCGCGGTGGCCTCGCAGAACAAGGCCGAGGCGGCGCAGAAGTCCGGCCGCTTCAAGGACGAGATCGTGCCGGTGGTGATCCCCTCCAAGAAGGGCGACATCGTCGTCGACACCGACGAGTTCCCCCGCCACGGCACCACGATCGAAGCGGTCCAGAAGCTGCGGCCTGCGTTCGAGAAGGATGGCACCGTCACCGCCGGCAACGCCTCGGGCATCAATGACGGCGCCGCCGCGCTGGTATTGATGAGCGCGGCCGAGGCCGCCAAGCGTGGGCTCACGCCGCTCGCCCGCATCGTGTCGTGGGCGCAGGCCGGCGTCGACCCGGCGCTGATGGGCTCGGGCCCGATCCCGGCTTCGCGCGCGGCGCTGAAGAAGGCCGGCTGGAGCGTCGAGGACCTCGACCTGATCGAGGCCAACGAGGCGTTCGCGGCGCAGGCCTGCGCCGTCAACAAGGACCTCGGCTGGGACACCGCGAAGGTCAACGTCAACGGCGGCGCCATCGCGCTCGGTCATCCGATCGGCGCCTCCGGCGCCCGCATCCTGGTGTCGCTGCTGCACGAGATGGGCAAACGCGACGCCAAGAAAGGGCTCGCGACGCTGTGCATCGGCGGCGGCATGGGCATCGCCATGTGTCTCGAGCGGTCCTGA
- the phbB gene encoding acetoacetyl-CoA reductase: MGHVVLVTGGTRGIGAAVSRSLHAAGHTVAANYASNDAAAAKFKEETGIAVYKWDISSFDACAAGIKQVEADLGPIEILVNNAGITRDAMFHRMSVEQWTAVINTNLSSLFNMCRPVIDGMRERNFGRIIVISSMNGQKGQIGQTNYSAAKAGEIGFIKALALENAKKGITVNAICPGYIGTEMVQAVPKDVLEKSILPLIPVGRLGDPDEIARAVMFLVDDKEGFITGASISINGGQYMP, from the coding sequence ATGGGGCATGTTGTACTGGTCACCGGTGGAACGCGTGGCATCGGCGCGGCGGTCAGCCGGTCGCTCCACGCCGCCGGGCACACCGTCGCGGCCAACTATGCCAGCAACGACGCGGCGGCGGCCAAGTTCAAGGAAGAGACCGGCATCGCGGTCTATAAGTGGGACATTTCGTCCTTTGATGCCTGCGCTGCCGGCATCAAGCAGGTCGAGGCCGACCTCGGTCCGATCGAAATCCTGGTCAACAACGCCGGCATCACCCGAGATGCCATGTTCCACCGCATGAGCGTCGAGCAGTGGACGGCGGTGATCAATACCAACCTCAGTTCGCTGTTCAACATGTGCCGTCCGGTCATCGACGGCATGCGCGAGCGCAACTTCGGCCGCATCATCGTCATCTCGTCGATGAACGGTCAGAAGGGCCAGATCGGCCAAACCAATTATTCGGCGGCCAAGGCCGGCGAGATCGGCTTCATCAAGGCCTTGGCGCTGGAGAACGCCAAGAAGGGCATCACCGTCAACGCCATCTGCCCCGGCTACATCGGCACCGAGATGGTGCAGGCGGTGCCGAAGGACGTGCTGGAAAAGTCGATCCTGCCGCTGATCCCGGTCGGACGGCTCGGTGACCCGGACGAGATCGCCCGCGCGGTGATGTTCCTGGTCGACGACAAGGAAGGCTTCATCACCGGCGCCTCGATCTCGATCAATGGCGGCCAATACATGCCGTGA
- a CDS encoding DMT family transporter: protein MIAASTTRSSTLVGLAAIALWSTLATLTAASGGIPPFQLAAVTFLIGSAVGAVRWIARPAGIYALRQPVPVWLLGVGGLFGYHALYFMALRLAPPAEAGLINYLWPLLIVLFSAALPGERLRLHHVVGAMLGFAGTIVVVTGGRAVAIDDAYLPGFAAAFVCAFVWATYSVLSRRLPDVPTDAVAGFCFVTAVLSALCHLAVEDTVWPAGATEWAAVVALGLGPVGLAFYVWDHGVKRGDIAVLGAASYAAPVLSTGLLVIAGYAAASWTLLAAAALITAGAVVAALDFFRR from the coding sequence ATGATCGCAGCATCCACCACCCGTTCGTCGACGCTCGTTGGCCTCGCCGCCATCGCCCTATGGTCGACGCTGGCGACGCTCACCGCCGCTTCCGGCGGCATCCCGCCGTTCCAGCTCGCCGCGGTGACGTTCCTGATCGGCTCCGCCGTTGGCGCCGTGCGCTGGATCGCGCGGCCGGCCGGCATTTATGCGCTGCGCCAGCCGGTGCCGGTGTGGCTGCTCGGGGTCGGCGGGCTGTTCGGCTACCACGCGCTGTATTTCATGGCGCTGCGGCTGGCGCCGCCGGCGGAGGCCGGCCTCATCAACTATCTGTGGCCGCTGCTCATCGTGCTGTTCTCGGCGGCGCTGCCCGGCGAGCGGCTTCGCCTCCACCATGTTGTCGGCGCCATGCTCGGCTTTGCCGGCACCATCGTGGTGGTGACCGGCGGGCGCGCAGTCGCCATCGACGACGCCTATCTGCCGGGGTTCGCCGCCGCGTTCGTGTGCGCCTTCGTGTGGGCGACCTATTCGGTGCTGTCGCGCCGCCTGCCAGACGTTCCGACCGACGCCGTGGCCGGGTTCTGCTTCGTCACCGCGGTGCTGTCGGCGCTGTGCCACCTTGCGGTGGAGGATACGGTGTGGCCCGCGGGCGCCACCGAATGGGCGGCGGTGGTGGCGCTGGGGTTGGGGCCGGTCGGGCTGGCGTTCTATGTGTGGGACCACGGCGTCAAGCGCGGCGACATTGCCGTGCTGGGCGCAGCGTCCTACGCCGCGCCGGTGCTCTCGACCGGCTTGCTGGTGATTGCGGGCTACGCCGCCGCGAGCTGGACGCTGCTCGCTGCGGCGGCGCTGATCACCGCCGGCGCGGTGGTGGCGGCGCTGGATTTCTTCCGGCGCTGA
- a CDS encoding cupin domain-containing protein — MSDATLHHLTAETLMAQPLTASDVIDLLGLQPHPEGGHYRETFRDAGDIPGGRGASSAIFFLLAAGERSHWHKVDAAEVWHFYAGAPLVLSQAESEAGPVTSAVLGPNLAAGQRPQIVVPADVWQAAEPLGGASPHTWTLVGCTVAPAFVFPGFELAPAGWQPKS; from the coding sequence ATGAGCGATGCGACCTTGCACCATCTCACGGCCGAAACACTGATGGCCCAGCCCCTCACCGCCAGCGATGTCATCGACCTGCTCGGCCTTCAGCCCCATCCCGAGGGCGGCCATTATCGCGAGACCTTCCGCGATGCCGGCGACATCCCCGGTGGCCGCGGCGCCTCGTCGGCGATCTTTTTCCTGCTGGCCGCCGGCGAGCGCTCGCACTGGCACAAGGTCGACGCCGCCGAAGTCTGGCATTTTTATGCCGGCGCCCCGCTGGTGCTGTCGCAGGCCGAAAGCGAGGCCGGTCCGGTGACCAGCGCCGTGCTCGGCCCAAACCTTGCGGCCGGGCAGCGGCCGCAGATCGTGGTGCCGGCCGATGTGTGGCAAGCGGCCGAGCCGCTCGGCGGCGCGTCGCCGCACACGTGGACGCTGGTCGGCTGCACCGTGGCGCCAGCGTTCGTGTTTCCCGGTTTCGAGCTGGCGCCGGCGGGATGGCAGCCCAAAAGCTGA